Proteins from one Macadamia integrifolia cultivar HAES 741 unplaced genomic scaffold, SCU_Mint_v3 scaffold2464, whole genome shotgun sequence genomic window:
- the LOC122066561 gene encoding uncharacterized protein LOC122066561 isoform X1 — translation MMRRRERTLRELYGVTDLLTQPEITPVLKGSCRIQGPVDEADLDIQTNTVSYQTEKRFGRHFLSENIRMKVESGTCNVCSAPCSSCMHFNRAVSFMASKTEDEFSDETCRGKAASRCSFNDAGILPSFKSRSCNDQQPTASETSNLLSASSSHDSFSENAESKMALRTFDASEDFEMLPKYPSDGMNGQDQPISKTVSGQRTIISADSHTASNLDQGTFSNQYQEHKGFDCNGDNVSCVSGANDADVPNGHHIVDMDRKNVSCSSASVCSFHPGGGEKKVDVHTAGGLNDFPSEMEESHSNSRRPGILFKELQKNSPVIAATLVFPNKTDSSEFPSSKDVCASNCSPKLQTPYSPSHGGKAVFCNADTKDLEDNSCSHLRGEPSESLTEHAESSLDRVVMSGDITGQETTAFNSADVHSKLEKSKPSLVRSASSASVKVHPCLEAEGATDCGDPETEAVKCSEQNGQDEKSRASHQVADTHGPSAQSQPLDESDGSDILEDDVKVCDICGDAGREEMLAFCSRCSDGAEHIYCMRMRLDKVPEGDWLCEECKLKEDAEIAEQDKLETASGTSKSSCLNGKDHSGVTGAVTSKLLPKLDVTTGAVSSKLLPKLDVKEAKLDVKETDAEGTKISSSHLLPAKRQSDNNEIASAAKRQALEISVGSPTASSPGRKSVLSRESSFKNLDKGKIKPSQLIPLSGNHTANNSQDTADSPTTSSQKSSRIQSRLQLPQGALLKSKSFSTSSAKPKVKLMQDDVPPKQKLAEVAANDSKKDGIVKTLSKSMSFKTTLTGRSNATEAKVKMLPSNFNRTEDMRGIKQAKEHNLVERRSSFKLDRPLGCSPTALSSVHNAKADKKTPSRAETMPSHSSASNYRDSKAVQPDGKLNASMKTLSLHGNRGAESPHALAGSSEGKKQTSSSSSVLGAPSFNGRGTSVELKPRQVIPKEEPLSCSTWNGDKSGSKPDAIMQDGLHLSRESTNQEVRARELPVSRSKPVGGQKVRCNKCKEIGHTAQFCPLGSPRVSVLEASPRSSRELMSRSNKLKEAVEAAVLKKPGLYKKNKLHDQSDELSMSSADLSSKAVPRDQLSTSSCLRNLNSGEGKHDGPEIMGSPSADSSKTTSANDVKQHLVPPKEELHISKAAALDAATTSVGNKMMPFIRESHGLASAGVAPSQFSAIPEHDYIWHGGFEVQRSGMLSEICDGIQAHLSTRASPKVIEVVNKFPSEVQMEEVPRLSTWPVQFQEHPATEDNIALYFFAKDLESYERSYKSLLNNMIKNDLALKGNLDGIELLVFPSSQLAEKSQRWNMLFFLWGVFKGKRVSCLKRLPGCEKKLSQASSDVVPVDQDSSDHIMPISQINCLSGQMDEFLSSHNRSSGAQEAKSTLSLELPFSGVDLNCEAKVCSPEQESLVLKKDYDEHDSGLSTTPMSRVQSEVQFTEVKRNGSLLVEQIDLERKPEVEVEPVQLNRQNGSFKKCKMVPTGPNKWDSSIDGQDTLSPSKTLPINTPLAQGVGARNMGNEKIQDGINNCSGDQVRVQNEVKYVGIVDLETACEEKTLRDPVEKEGNSWESINRKRPYSDYAQMVSPASGEISTARNLAIPWEKNTDCIVVGEDSDNKKMKQCSREPFVGSNSKDQSSSGDSFASHMHGLNPNLPVKEQRCGGAYEEVVMMPENLIATEKHFFPMNFGPVPDEGRLGSEVPNLELALGRPKQGRLALFGQTICEKNNDRLLEPLTKKKEDDENGDTAASLALSLAFPVSEKDQIVRPVSRTEQLLPERHQLNTSWLLFGSFPDT, via the exons ATGATGAGACGCAGGGAACGGACCCTGAGAGAGCTTTACGGTGTCACTGATTTGCTTACGCAACCGGAG ATCACGCCAGTCCTAAAAGGGAGTTGCCGCATACAAGGACCTGTGGATGAAGCGGACCTTGACATTCAGACGAATACG GTATCATATCAAACTGAGAAAAGATTTGGTAGGCATTTTCTGAGTGAGAACATACGAATGAAGGTTGAATCTGGGACATGTAATGTGTGCTCAGCGCCCTGCTCATCATGTATGCATTTTAACCGAGCTGTCTCCTTCATGGCATCAAAAACTGAGGATGAGTTTTCAGATGAAACATGTCGAGGAAAGGCAGCTAGTCGTTGTTCTTTTAATGATGCCGGTATTCTACCTTCTTTTAAGAGCAGATCATGCAATGACCAGCAACCTACAGCCAGTGAAACTAGTAACTTGCTCTCTGCCAGTTCAAGTCATGATTCATTTTCTGAAAATGCTGAAAGTAAAATGGCTTTGAGAACATTTGATGCATCTGAAGATTTTGAGATGCTTCCAAAATACCCGTCAGATGGAATGAATGGTCAAGATCAGCCTATTTCCAAAACTGTTTCTGGTCAGAGAACTATAATTTCAGCTGACAGTCATACTGCATCTAATTTAGATCAGGGAACTTTCTCAAATCAGTATCAGGAGCACAAAGGTTTCGACTGCAATGGCGATAATGTTTCATGTGTTAGTGGAGCTAATGATGCAGATGTGCCAAATGGTCATCACATTGTGGACATGGACAGAAAGAATGTATCATGTAGTTCAGCTTCAGTTTGTAGCTTTCATCCGGGAGGTGGAGAAAAGAAGGTTGATGTTCACACTGCAGGTGGTCTCAATGATTTTCCTAGTGAAATGGAAGAGAGCCACAGTAACTCTAGGAGACCAGGTATACTCTTCAAAGAATTACAAAAGAACAGTCCTGTCATTGCAGCTACTCTGGTTTTTCCTAATAAAACAGATTCATCAGAGTTTCCTTCCTCAAAAGATGTCTGCGCTAGCAATTGTTCACCAAAACTACAGACTCCATATTCTCCTTCTCATGGTGGTAAGGCAGTCTTTTGTAATGCAGATACCAAGGATCTAGAAGATAACTCCTGTTCACACCTCCGAGGAGAACCTTCTGAGTCTTTGACGGAACATGCAGAGTCGTCATTGGATAGAGTGGTAATGAGTGGTGATATTACTGGCCAGGAAACAACTGCATTTAACTCTGCTGACGTTCATTCGAAATTGGAAAAGAGCAAACCTAGCCTTGTCAGAAGTGCTTCTTCAGCTTCAGTGAAGGTCCATCCATGCTTGGAAGCCGAGGGTGCTACTGATTGTGGGGATCCAGAAACTGAAGCTGTGAAATGCTCAGAACAAAATGGGCAAGATGAGAAGTCCCGTGCCTCACATCAGGTAGCTGATACACATGGCCCATCAGCTCAGTCTCAGCCCCTTGATGAGAGTGATGGATCTGATATTTTGGAGGATGAT GTAAAAGTCTGTGATATCTGTGGGGATGCAGGTCGTGAGGAAATGCTTGCTTTTTGTAGTAGGTGCAGTGATGGGGCGGAACACAT TTATTGCATGCGGATGAGGCTGGATAAAGTTCCAGAAGGTGATTGGCTATGTGAAGAATGCAAGCTCAAAGAGGACGCTGAAATAGCAGAACAGGATAAGTTGGAAACAGCATCTGGTACCTCAAAATCGTCATGCTTGAATGGAAAAGATCACTCTGGAGTTACAGGTGCAGTCACCTCTAAGCTTCTTCCAAAATTAGATGTCACTACAGGTGCAGTCAGTTCTAAGCTTCTTCCAAAATTGGATGTCAAAGAAGCAAAGTTGGATGTCAAAGAAACAGATGCTGAGGGAACCAAAATTAGCTCAAGTCACCTTCTGCCTGCTAAGCGTCAATCAGACAATAATGAAATTGCTTCAGCTGCAAAAAGGCAGGCTCTTGAAATAAGTGTTGGATCACCAACAGCCTCCAGCCCTGGAAGAAAATCTGTTCTGTCTCGAGAGAGTTCATTCAAGAATTTGGATAAAGGAAAGATTAAGCCATCCCAGCTAATCCCTTTGTCTGGTAACCATACTGCTAATAATTCTCAGGATACTGCGGACTCTCCTACAACATCCAGTCAGAAATCTTCAAGGATCCAATCAAGACTTCAGTTGCCTCAGG GAGCTCTGTTAAAGTCAAAATCATTCAGCACTTCAAGTGCAAAACCAAAAGTAAAGTTGATGCAGGATGATGTCCCTCCAAAGCAAAAACTGGCCGAGGTTGCTGCAAATGACTCAAAAAAGGATGGAATTGTCAAAACACTGAGCAAATCTATGTCCTTCAAGACTACTTTAACCGGCCGCTCAAATGCAACTGAAGCAAAAGTCAAAATGCTTCCTTCCAATTTCAACCGAACCGAGGATATGAGAGGAATTAAACAAGCAAAAGAACATAATTTGGTTGAAAGGAGGAGTTCATTTAAGTTGGATCGCCCTCTTGGCTGTTCACCAACTGCTCTTTCCAGTGTGCATAATGCAAAGGCTGATAAAAAGACTCCATCTCGTGCTGAAACTATGCCATCGCATTCCTCTGCCAGCAACTACCGTGATTCAAAGGCTGTTCAACCTGATGGAAAGTTGAATGCTTCCATGAAAACATTGAGTCTTCATGGAAATAGAGGAGCAGAGTCTCCACATGCTTTGG CTGGATCTAGTGAAGGCAAGAAGCAGACCTCATCTTCATCCAGTGTGCTTGGTGCTCCATCTTTTAATGGAAGGGGAACTTCTGTTGAACTAAAGCCAAGACAAGTTATCCCCAAGGAAGAACCTTTGTCATGTTCTACCTGGAATGGTGATAAATCTGGCAGCAAACCTGATGCAATTATGCAAGATGGCTTGCATCTATCTCGGGAGTCTACAAACCAGGAAGTAAGAGCTAGGGAGCTTCCTGTCAGTCGCTCAAAGCCAGTTGGTGGTCAAAAAGTACGGTGTAACAAATGTAAAGAAATAGGCCACACAGCACAGTTTTGCCCCCTTGGCAGCCCTCGGGTTTCTGTTCTGGAAGCTTCTCCAAGAAGTTCAAGGGAGCTGATGAGTAGAAGTAATAAACTGAAAGAGGCTGTTGAAGCTGCTGTATTGAAAAAACCTGGATTATACAAAAAGAACAAATTGCATGATCAATCTGATGAGTTATCCATGTCAAGTGCTGACTTGAGCAGCAAAGCAGTTCCTAGAGACCAGTTATCTACTTCAAGCTGCTTGAGGAATTTGAACTCTGGAGAAGGTAAACATGATGGGCCAGAGATTATGGGGAGCCCTTCTGCTGACTCAAGTAAAACCACTAGCGCCAATGATGTGAAGCAGCATTTAGTACCCCCAAAGGAGGAATTACACATTTCCAAAGCAGCAGCTCTGGATGCTGCCACTACTTCGGTTGGGAATAAAATGATGCCCTTCATTAGAGAGTCACATGGTCTAGCTTCTGCAGGGGTTGCTCCATCACAGTTTTCAGCTATTCCAGAGCACGATTACATATGGCA TGGTGGTTTTGAGGTGCAGAGGAGTGGGATGCTTTCGGAAATCTGTGATGGGATTCAAGCACATTTATCAACTCGAGCATCTCCCAAAGTTATTGAGGTAGTGAACAAGTTTCCTTCTGAAGTCCAGATGGAAGAGGTACCTCGTCTGAGTACATGGCCAGTACAATTTCAGGAACACCCTGCCACAGAGGATAACATTGCTCTTTACTTCTTTGCCAAAGATCTTGAGAG CTATGAGAGGAGCTACAAGAGCTTGCTGAATAATATGATTAAGAATGATCTAGCTCTCAAAGGAAACTTGGATGGCATTGAACTTCTGGTTTTCCCTTCAAGCCAGCTAGCAGAGAAATCCCAAC GTTGGAACATGTTATTTTTCTTATGGGGTGTTTTTAAGGGAAAGAGGGTCAGTTGCCTGAAGCGCTTACCTGGCTGTGAAAAGAAGCTTTCTCAAGCCAGTTCAGATGTCGTTCCTGTAGATCAAGATTCATCAGATCATATCATGCCTATATCTCAGATAAATTGTTTGTCTGGTCAAATGGATGAGTTTTTATCCTCACACAACCGATCATCTGGTGCACAAGAAGCCAAATCCACTCTCTCTTTGGAATTACCATTTTCTGGAGTGGATTTGAACTGTGAGGCGAAAGTATGTTCTCCTGAGCAGGAGTCTTTagttttgaagaaagattatgaTGAGCACGACAGTGGTCTCAGCACCACTCCAATGTCAAGGGTTCAAAGTGAAGTCCAATTCACTGAAGTGAAAAGAAATGGCTCGCTACTG GTAGAGCAAATAGATCTAGAAAGAAAACCAGAGGTAGAGGTTGAACCAGTACAATTAAATAGACAGAATGGCTCCttcaaaaaatgtaaaatggTGCCTACAGGCCCTAACAAGTGGGATAGTTCAATTGATGGACAAGATACTCTCTCTCCATCAAAGACGCTTCCCATCAATACACCTTTGGCTCAAGGTGTTGGTGCCAGGAACATGGGCAATGAGAAAATCCAGGATGGAATAAATAATTGCAGTGGAGATCAAGTGCGAGTTCAGAATGAAGTGAAGTATGTGGGAATAGTGGACTTGGAAACTGCTTGCGAGGAAAAGACACTGAGGGACCCAGTGGAGAAGGAAGGCAATAGTTGGGAGTCCATTAACAGGAAACGGCCTTATTCAGACTATGCACAGATGGTCTCACCAGCTTCTGGTGAAATCTCAACTGCCAGAAATCTAGCAATTCCATGGGAAAAAAATACGGATTGTATAGTGGTTGGTGAAGACAGTGATAATAAGAAGATGAAGCAGTGTTCCAGAGAACCATTTGTTGGTAGCAATTCTAAGGATCAAAGTTCTTCAGGTGATAGTTTTGCATCCCATATGCATGGGTTAAATCCCAATTTACCTGTCAAGGAGCAGAGATGCGGTGGAGCCTATGAGGAGGTTGTGATGATGCCTGAGAACCTAATAGCTACcgaaaaacatttttttcccaTGAATTTTGGTCCTGTACCAGACGAGGGTCGACTTGGGTCAGAAGTCCCTAATCTTGAGCTTGCTTTAGGGCGGCCAAAACAGGGAAGACTGGCTCTGTTTGGGCAGACAATCTGTGAGAAAAATAATGACAGGCTTCTAGAACCActgacaaaaaagaaagaagatgacgaaAATGGGGACACTGCAGCTTCTCTTGCACTTTCTCTTGCTTTCCCCGTCTCTGAAAAGGATCAGATTGTGAGACCTGTTTCTAGGACAGAACAGCTTTTGCCTGAAAGGCACCAACTGAACACTTCGTGGCTTCTCTTTGGTAGCTTTCCTGATACTTAG
- the LOC122066561 gene encoding uncharacterized protein LOC122066561 isoform X8, producing the protein MKVESGTCNVCSAPCSSCMHFNRAVSFMASKTEDEFSDETCRGKAASRCSFNDAGILPSFKSRSCNDQQPTASETSNLLSASSSHDSFSENAESKMALRTFDASEDFEMLPKYPSDGMNGQDQPISKTVSGQRTIISADSHTASNLDQGTFSNQYQEHKGFDCNGDNVSCVSGANDADVPNGHHIVDMDRKNVSCSSASVCSFHPGGGEKKVDVHTAGGLNDFPSEMEESHSNSRRPGILFKELQKNSPVIAATLVFPNKTDSSEFPSSKDVCASNCSPKLQTPYSPSHGGKAVFCNADTKDLEDNSCSHLRGEPSESLTEHAESSLDRVVMSGDITGQETTAFNSADVHSKLEKSKPSLVRSASSASVKVHPCLEAEGATDCGDPETEAVKCSEQNGQDEKSRASHQVADTHGPSAQSQPLDESDGSDILEDDVKVCDICGDAGREEMLAFCSRCSDGAEHIYCMRMRLDKVPEGDWLCEECKLKEDAEIAEQDKLETASGTSKSSCLNGKDHSGVTGAVTSKLLPKLDVTTGAVSSKLLPKLDVKEAKLDVKETDAEGTKISSSHLLPAKRQSDNNEIASAAKRQALEISVGSPTASSPGRKSVLSRESSFKNLDKGKIKPSQLIPLSGNHTANNSQDTADSPTTSSQKSSRIQSRLQLPQGALLKSKSFSTSSAKPKVKLMQDDVPPKQKLAEVAANDSKKDGIVKTLSKSMSFKTTLTGRSNATEAKVKMLPSNFNRTEDMRGIKQAKEHNLVERRSSFKLDRPLGCSPTALSSVHNAKADKKTPSRAETMPSHSSASNYRDSKAVQPDGKLNASMKTLSLHGNRGAESPHALAGSSEGKKQTSSSSSVLGAPSFNGRGTSVELKPRQVIPKEEPLSCSTWNGDKSGSKPDAIMQDGLHLSRESTNQEVRARELPVSRSKPVGGQKVRCNKCKEIGHTAQFCPLGSPRVSVLEASPRSSRELMSRSNKLKEAVEAAVLKKPGLYKKNKLHDQSDELSMSSADLSSKAVPRDQLSTSSCLRNLNSGEGKHDGPEIMGSPSADSSKTTSANDVKQHLVPPKEELHISKAAALDAATTSVGNKMMPFIRESHGLASAGVAPSQFSAIPEHDYIWHGGFEVQRSGMLSEICDGIQAHLSTRASPKVIEVVNKFPSEVQMEEVPRLSTWPVQFQEHPATEDNIALYFFAKDLESYERSYKSLLNNMIKNDLALKGNLDGIELLVFPSSQLAEKSQRWNMLFFLWGVFKGKRVSCLKRLPGCEKKLSQASSDVVPVDQDSSDHIMPISQINCLSGQMDEFLSSHNRSSGAQEAKSTLSLELPFSGVDLNCEAKVCSPEQESLVLKKDYDEHDSGLSTTPMSRVQSEVQFTEVKRNGSLLVEQIDLERKPEVEVEPVQLNRQNGSFKKCKMVPTGPNKWDSSIDGQDTLSPSKTLPINTPLAQGVGARNMGNEKIQDGINNCSGDQVRVQNEVKYVGIVDLETACEEKTLRDPVEKEGNSWESINRKRPYSDYAQMVSPASGEISTARNLAIPWEKNTDCIVVGEDSDNKKMKQCSREPFVGSNSKDQSSSGDSFASHMHGLNPNLPVKEQRCGGAYEEVVMMPENLIATEKHFFPMNFGPVPDEGRLGSEVPNLELALGRPKQGRLALFGQTICEKNNDRLLEPLTKKKEDDENGDTAASLALSLAFPVSEKDQIVRPVSRTEQLLPERHQLNTSWLLFGSFPDT; encoded by the exons ATGAAGGTTGAATCTGGGACATGTAATGTGTGCTCAGCGCCCTGCTCATCATGTATGCATTTTAACCGAGCTGTCTCCTTCATGGCATCAAAAACTGAGGATGAGTTTTCAGATGAAACATGTCGAGGAAAGGCAGCTAGTCGTTGTTCTTTTAATGATGCCGGTATTCTACCTTCTTTTAAGAGCAGATCATGCAATGACCAGCAACCTACAGCCAGTGAAACTAGTAACTTGCTCTCTGCCAGTTCAAGTCATGATTCATTTTCTGAAAATGCTGAAAGTAAAATGGCTTTGAGAACATTTGATGCATCTGAAGATTTTGAGATGCTTCCAAAATACCCGTCAGATGGAATGAATGGTCAAGATCAGCCTATTTCCAAAACTGTTTCTGGTCAGAGAACTATAATTTCAGCTGACAGTCATACTGCATCTAATTTAGATCAGGGAACTTTCTCAAATCAGTATCAGGAGCACAAAGGTTTCGACTGCAATGGCGATAATGTTTCATGTGTTAGTGGAGCTAATGATGCAGATGTGCCAAATGGTCATCACATTGTGGACATGGACAGAAAGAATGTATCATGTAGTTCAGCTTCAGTTTGTAGCTTTCATCCGGGAGGTGGAGAAAAGAAGGTTGATGTTCACACTGCAGGTGGTCTCAATGATTTTCCTAGTGAAATGGAAGAGAGCCACAGTAACTCTAGGAGACCAGGTATACTCTTCAAAGAATTACAAAAGAACAGTCCTGTCATTGCAGCTACTCTGGTTTTTCCTAATAAAACAGATTCATCAGAGTTTCCTTCCTCAAAAGATGTCTGCGCTAGCAATTGTTCACCAAAACTACAGACTCCATATTCTCCTTCTCATGGTGGTAAGGCAGTCTTTTGTAATGCAGATACCAAGGATCTAGAAGATAACTCCTGTTCACACCTCCGAGGAGAACCTTCTGAGTCTTTGACGGAACATGCAGAGTCGTCATTGGATAGAGTGGTAATGAGTGGTGATATTACTGGCCAGGAAACAACTGCATTTAACTCTGCTGACGTTCATTCGAAATTGGAAAAGAGCAAACCTAGCCTTGTCAGAAGTGCTTCTTCAGCTTCAGTGAAGGTCCATCCATGCTTGGAAGCCGAGGGTGCTACTGATTGTGGGGATCCAGAAACTGAAGCTGTGAAATGCTCAGAACAAAATGGGCAAGATGAGAAGTCCCGTGCCTCACATCAGGTAGCTGATACACATGGCCCATCAGCTCAGTCTCAGCCCCTTGATGAGAGTGATGGATCTGATATTTTGGAGGATGAT GTAAAAGTCTGTGATATCTGTGGGGATGCAGGTCGTGAGGAAATGCTTGCTTTTTGTAGTAGGTGCAGTGATGGGGCGGAACACAT TTATTGCATGCGGATGAGGCTGGATAAAGTTCCAGAAGGTGATTGGCTATGTGAAGAATGCAAGCTCAAAGAGGACGCTGAAATAGCAGAACAGGATAAGTTGGAAACAGCATCTGGTACCTCAAAATCGTCATGCTTGAATGGAAAAGATCACTCTGGAGTTACAGGTGCAGTCACCTCTAAGCTTCTTCCAAAATTAGATGTCACTACAGGTGCAGTCAGTTCTAAGCTTCTTCCAAAATTGGATGTCAAAGAAGCAAAGTTGGATGTCAAAGAAACAGATGCTGAGGGAACCAAAATTAGCTCAAGTCACCTTCTGCCTGCTAAGCGTCAATCAGACAATAATGAAATTGCTTCAGCTGCAAAAAGGCAGGCTCTTGAAATAAGTGTTGGATCACCAACAGCCTCCAGCCCTGGAAGAAAATCTGTTCTGTCTCGAGAGAGTTCATTCAAGAATTTGGATAAAGGAAAGATTAAGCCATCCCAGCTAATCCCTTTGTCTGGTAACCATACTGCTAATAATTCTCAGGATACTGCGGACTCTCCTACAACATCCAGTCAGAAATCTTCAAGGATCCAATCAAGACTTCAGTTGCCTCAGG GAGCTCTGTTAAAGTCAAAATCATTCAGCACTTCAAGTGCAAAACCAAAAGTAAAGTTGATGCAGGATGATGTCCCTCCAAAGCAAAAACTGGCCGAGGTTGCTGCAAATGACTCAAAAAAGGATGGAATTGTCAAAACACTGAGCAAATCTATGTCCTTCAAGACTACTTTAACCGGCCGCTCAAATGCAACTGAAGCAAAAGTCAAAATGCTTCCTTCCAATTTCAACCGAACCGAGGATATGAGAGGAATTAAACAAGCAAAAGAACATAATTTGGTTGAAAGGAGGAGTTCATTTAAGTTGGATCGCCCTCTTGGCTGTTCACCAACTGCTCTTTCCAGTGTGCATAATGCAAAGGCTGATAAAAAGACTCCATCTCGTGCTGAAACTATGCCATCGCATTCCTCTGCCAGCAACTACCGTGATTCAAAGGCTGTTCAACCTGATGGAAAGTTGAATGCTTCCATGAAAACATTGAGTCTTCATGGAAATAGAGGAGCAGAGTCTCCACATGCTTTGG CTGGATCTAGTGAAGGCAAGAAGCAGACCTCATCTTCATCCAGTGTGCTTGGTGCTCCATCTTTTAATGGAAGGGGAACTTCTGTTGAACTAAAGCCAAGACAAGTTATCCCCAAGGAAGAACCTTTGTCATGTTCTACCTGGAATGGTGATAAATCTGGCAGCAAACCTGATGCAATTATGCAAGATGGCTTGCATCTATCTCGGGAGTCTACAAACCAGGAAGTAAGAGCTAGGGAGCTTCCTGTCAGTCGCTCAAAGCCAGTTGGTGGTCAAAAAGTACGGTGTAACAAATGTAAAGAAATAGGCCACACAGCACAGTTTTGCCCCCTTGGCAGCCCTCGGGTTTCTGTTCTGGAAGCTTCTCCAAGAAGTTCAAGGGAGCTGATGAGTAGAAGTAATAAACTGAAAGAGGCTGTTGAAGCTGCTGTATTGAAAAAACCTGGATTATACAAAAAGAACAAATTGCATGATCAATCTGATGAGTTATCCATGTCAAGTGCTGACTTGAGCAGCAAAGCAGTTCCTAGAGACCAGTTATCTACTTCAAGCTGCTTGAGGAATTTGAACTCTGGAGAAGGTAAACATGATGGGCCAGAGATTATGGGGAGCCCTTCTGCTGACTCAAGTAAAACCACTAGCGCCAATGATGTGAAGCAGCATTTAGTACCCCCAAAGGAGGAATTACACATTTCCAAAGCAGCAGCTCTGGATGCTGCCACTACTTCGGTTGGGAATAAAATGATGCCCTTCATTAGAGAGTCACATGGTCTAGCTTCTGCAGGGGTTGCTCCATCACAGTTTTCAGCTATTCCAGAGCACGATTACATATGGCA TGGTGGTTTTGAGGTGCAGAGGAGTGGGATGCTTTCGGAAATCTGTGATGGGATTCAAGCACATTTATCAACTCGAGCATCTCCCAAAGTTATTGAGGTAGTGAACAAGTTTCCTTCTGAAGTCCAGATGGAAGAGGTACCTCGTCTGAGTACATGGCCAGTACAATTTCAGGAACACCCTGCCACAGAGGATAACATTGCTCTTTACTTCTTTGCCAAAGATCTTGAGAG CTATGAGAGGAGCTACAAGAGCTTGCTGAATAATATGATTAAGAATGATCTAGCTCTCAAAGGAAACTTGGATGGCATTGAACTTCTGGTTTTCCCTTCAAGCCAGCTAGCAGAGAAATCCCAAC GTTGGAACATGTTATTTTTCTTATGGGGTGTTTTTAAGGGAAAGAGGGTCAGTTGCCTGAAGCGCTTACCTGGCTGTGAAAAGAAGCTTTCTCAAGCCAGTTCAGATGTCGTTCCTGTAGATCAAGATTCATCAGATCATATCATGCCTATATCTCAGATAAATTGTTTGTCTGGTCAAATGGATGAGTTTTTATCCTCACACAACCGATCATCTGGTGCACAAGAAGCCAAATCCACTCTCTCTTTGGAATTACCATTTTCTGGAGTGGATTTGAACTGTGAGGCGAAAGTATGTTCTCCTGAGCAGGAGTCTTTagttttgaagaaagattatgaTGAGCACGACAGTGGTCTCAGCACCACTCCAATGTCAAGGGTTCAAAGTGAAGTCCAATTCACTGAAGTGAAAAGAAATGGCTCGCTACTG GTAGAGCAAATAGATCTAGAAAGAAAACCAGAGGTAGAGGTTGAACCAGTACAATTAAATAGACAGAATGGCTCCttcaaaaaatgtaaaatggTGCCTACAGGCCCTAACAAGTGGGATAGTTCAATTGATGGACAAGATACTCTCTCTCCATCAAAGACGCTTCCCATCAATACACCTTTGGCTCAAGGTGTTGGTGCCAGGAACATGGGCAATGAGAAAATCCAGGATGGAATAAATAATTGCAGTGGAGATCAAGTGCGAGTTCAGAATGAAGTGAAGTATGTGGGAATAGTGGACTTGGAAACTGCTTGCGAGGAAAAGACACTGAGGGACCCAGTGGAGAAGGAAGGCAATAGTTGGGAGTCCATTAACAGGAAACGGCCTTATTCAGACTATGCACAGATGGTCTCACCAGCTTCTGGTGAAATCTCAACTGCCAGAAATCTAGCAATTCCATGGGAAAAAAATACGGATTGTATAGTGGTTGGTGAAGACAGTGATAATAAGAAGATGAAGCAGTGTTCCAGAGAACCATTTGTTGGTAGCAATTCTAAGGATCAAAGTTCTTCAGGTGATAGTTTTGCATCCCATATGCATGGGTTAAATCCCAATTTACCTGTCAAGGAGCAGAGATGCGGTGGAGCCTATGAGGAGGTTGTGATGATGCCTGAGAACCTAATAGCTACcgaaaaacatttttttcccaTGAATTTTGGTCCTGTACCAGACGAGGGTCGACTTGGGTCAGAAGTCCCTAATCTTGAGCTTGCTTTAGGGCGGCCAAAACAGGGAAGACTGGCTCTGTTTGGGCAGACAATCTGTGAGAAAAATAATGACAGGCTTCTAGAACCActgacaaaaaagaaagaagatgacgaaAATGGGGACACTGCAGCTTCTCTTGCACTTTCTCTTGCTTTCCCCGTCTCTGAAAAGGATCAGATTGTGAGACCTGTTTCTAGGACAGAACAGCTTTTGCCTGAAAGGCACCAACTGAACACTTCGTGGCTTCTCTTTGGTAGCTTTCCTGATACTTAG